The Streptomyces achromogenes DNA segment TATCTGTGTTTGACTTGTCTCTCTGTGGGCATGTCGACAAAACGCTGAAGTGACCTTACGGGCCGCGGTATACCAGGTGTACCCGGGTTGCGGGTGGTGCGACGATGGACGTTATGGGGGACAAGGCAACTCTGTTCGAGACAGGGCGGTTTGTGCAGACTTCCGACGAGGAAGCGACCCCGGTCGAGAGCCGGGACGAGACGGCCGACGCCGTCGAGACGGGGGAGGCCGTCGAGGAGATGCGCCTGCGGCTGGCGGCGGAAGCCGGCGACGCCGAGGCCATGAGCGTCCTCGGGGCCATGCTGCTGCGCCGCGGCGACCTGGACGGCGCCGAGCCCCACCTGCGTGCCGCGACAGCGGAGGGCGACCGTGCCGCCGCGAACAACCTGGGCGTCCTGCTCCACCAGCGCGGCTACCCCGACGAGGCCGCGGGCTGGTGGCGGGTCGCCGCGGTGGCCGGCTCCGCCGCGGCCGCCCACGCGCTGGGCCGCCACCGCCGCGAGTGCGGGGACGAGCCGGCCGCCGAGTACTGGCTGCGCCAGGCCGCCGAGCAGGGACACACGCTGGGCGCGTACGCCCTCGCCGACCTGCTGGAGCACCGCGGGGACGCCGGGGCGCAGCAGTGGATGCGGGTCGCCGCGGAGCGAGGCCACCGGGAGGCCGCGTACCGGCTGGCCCGCGCCCTCGACCAGCACCGCAACCCGCTCCAGGACGGCGATTCACCGGAGCGCGCACACGACACCGGGGTCGCCGGGCGGACCGAGGCCGAGCAGTGGTACCGGCAGGCCGCCGCGCGCGGACACCGTCGCGCCGCGCTGCACCTCGGGACGATCCTGGAGAGCCGGGGCGACCTGAAGGAGGCCGGGCGCTGGTACCTCACGTCGGCCAAGGACGGCGAGGCGCGGGCCGCCTGCGCGCTCGGGTTCCTGCTGCGCGACGCCGGCGACCCGGAGAACGCCGCCGTCTGGTGGCTGCGGGCCGCCCAGGACGGCGACGGCAACGCGGCGAACGCGCTGGGCGCGCTGCACGCCGAGCGCGGCCAGACCCAGACCGCCGAACGCTGGTACCGGGCCGCGATGGACGCCGGAGACGACAACGGCGCCTACAACCTCGCCCTGCTCTGCGCGGAGCAGGGCCGCACCGTGCAGGCCGAACAGTGGTACCGGCGCGCCGCCTACGCGGGGCACCGGGAGGCGGCCAACGCGCTCGCCGTCCTGCTGCTCCAGGTCGGCGACACGGCCGGGGCCGAGCCCTGGTTCTCCAAGGCGGCGGAGGCGGGCAGCGTCGACGCCGCGTTCAACCTGGGGATCCTGTTCGCCGGGCGCGGGGAGGAGGCGGTGGCCCTGCGCTGGTACGAGCGGGCGGCGGCCGCCGGGCACACCGAGGCGGCGCTGCAGGTCGGCATCGCGCGCCTGCGCGACGGGGACGAGCAGGAGGCCGAACGGCATCTGCGGTGCGCGGCCGGCGGCGGGAACGCGGAGGCCGCGTACCGGCTGGCGGCCGTGCTCGACGCCCGCCGACCGCCGCAGCCCGCGCACGAGCTCGGGGAGATCGTGCACGAGAAGACCGAGTGCGAGGAGTGGTACGAGCGGGCGGCGACCCAGGGGCACCGGCGCGCACAGGTGCGCGTCGGGATGCTGGCCGCCGCGCGCGGTGACGTCGTCGGGGCCGCGCGCTGGTACCGGACGGCCGCGGAGGCCGGTTCGCGCAACGGCGCCTTCAACCTGGGGCTGCTGCTCGCGCGGGAGGGCAGCGAGCCCGAGGCGGCCGTGTGGTGGACGCGAGCGGCCGACGCCGGGCACGGGCGGGCGGCGTTGCGGCTGGCCCTGGTCTACGCGCGTCGCGGCGAGCTGGCGGAGGGCAAGCGGTGGGCCGACCGGGCGGTGTCCCTCGGCCCGGCGGAGGTGGCCGAGCGGGCGGCCCGACTGCGCGACGCCCTGCGAGAAGAGCTGTCCGCGTAACGCGCCGCCGGCCTCCCGGCCGGCCTCCCGCTGACCCAGCGGGTCGGTCCCGGTCGGGCTCACGTGGACTCGCGGGCCGATCCCGGCTGAGCTCCCGCTGACCCCGCGGGCCGGCCCCGGCGGGCCCCCCGCCGACCCGCGGGCCGGCCCCCGCCGACCTCCCGACGATCCGTGAGCCCGGCTCCGGCCCAGCTCGCGTCGATCCTGCGGGGTCGGCCCTCCCGACCCCGCTGACCTCGGCGTATAGGTGGCCGTCGTATTGATTTGCCTTCCTCGTCGCCGTTCACGTAACGTGGGGTTCACCGACGCGGGGTGGAGCAGCTCGGTAGCTCGCTGGGCTCATAACCCAGAGGTCGCAGGTTCAAATCCTGTCCCCGCTACTGAAGGCCGAGGGCCGGAATCCGAAAGGGTTCCGGCCCTCGGTGCGTTCGGCGTCACGGCAGACGGTCACGGCAGGCGGTCACGGCTGTGGCCCCGGTCTCCCGCGAGGGAGGCCGGGGCCACAGGCCGAGCACGGGTCAGGCGGCAGCGCAGTTCGGGCAGATGCCGCGGTAGGTCACCTCGACGTCCGACACGGTGAAACCGAAGCGCTCCGAGTCGGGCAGGTCGGCCAGCGGGTTGCCGCCCGGATGCACGTCCTTGATGGCGCCGCAGCGGGCGCACACCAGGTGGTGGTGCGGACGGTGGGCGTTCGGGTCGTACCGCTTGGCGCGCTTGTCGGTGGCCACCTCGAGCACCTCGCCGAGGGAGACCAGTTCGCCGAGGGTGTTGTAGACGGTCGCCCGGGAGATCTCGGGCAGCCGGAGCACCGCTCGCGCGTGCACCTCGTCGGCCGTCAGATGGACGTGATCGCCCTCGAGCACCTCGGCCACGACGCGCCGCTGTGCGGTCATCCGCCATCCGCGTCCGCGCAGCCGTTCCAGAAGGTCACTCATGGATTCAGCCTAACAGTCGACCGGACCAGGTCCCGAACCAGTGTGACTTTAGATCCTGGACGGACTTGGACGGATTCCAGTGAATGTTTCCCGCGCGCCGACTGCGCGCCGACTGCGCGCCGACTGCGCGCCGACTGCGCTCCGTGCTCAGACGGGTACCTGCTGTCGGGCCGGCGCCCAGCACCGGATGATGTCGCGGACCGAGACGATGCCGGCCGGTCCGCCGTGGTCGAGGACGATCAGGTGTCGGAAGCCGCCGTGGGCCATCGCCCGGGCCGCCTCCTCCAGGGTCCAGGTCGGGGCGGCGAAGACGACGTCGTCGGTGGTGTGGGCGTGGGTGCGTTCGGTGTCCGGATCCTGGCCGAGGCCCACGGAGTTGAGGATGTCCCGCTCGGTGAGGATGCCGATGCCGCCGGCGTCGGGATCCAGGACCACCGCCGCGCCGACGCGGCGGGCGGCCATCAGGGCGGCGGCCTGACGGAGGGTGTGTGCGGGGCCGATGGTCAGGACCACCGTGCTCATGGCGTCGCGGACGAGCATGGGCTGATGCCACCTCCTAAGAATCCACGGGTCGTTCATGGATTCACAAGTTCACAAGTGGGGGTGCTGTCAGCGTGGCAGGTAAAGCGGGGGTCAACAAGAGGGCGCGCGCGGCCGATTGAGGGCGTGCGCGCTCATCCGTGCGGTTCGGGCGCGCTTCAGTAGCGCTGTTCGAGGTAGCCCAGCAGCTCGTCGTGGAGGAGACCGTTGGAGGCCGCCGCGTTGCCGCTGTGCGGGCCCGGGCGGCCGTCGAGGCCGGTGAAGGCGCCGCCCGCCTCCGTCACGATGATCGCGTTGGCCGCCATGTCCCAGAGGGAGAGCTCGGGTTCGGCGCACAGGTCGACCGAGCCCTCGGCGACCATCATGTACGGCCAGAAGTCGCCGTACGCGCGCGTGCGCCACACGTCGCGGGTCAGGTCGAGGAAGCCGTTGAGCAGCCCGCGGTCCTCCCAGCCGCTCAGCGAGGAGTACGCGAAGGAGGCGTCGGAGATCCGTGAGACGCGCGAGACGTGCAGCCGGCTCGCGGAGGTCAGGCTGCGGCCGCTGAACGCGCCGTGCCCCTTCGCGGCCCACCAGCGGCGGCCCAGCGCCGGCGCGGAGACGAGGCCGACGACGGGCTGGTACCCGCCCTCGCCCGCCTCCGTCAGCGAGATCAGGGTGGCCCAGACGGGCACGCCCCGCACGTAGTTCTTCGTGCCGTCGATCGGGTCGATCACCCAGCGGCGGGGGCCGGTGCCCTCGACGCCGTACTCCTCGCCCAGGACCGCGTCCCGGGGACGGGCGCGCTGGAGATGGCCCCGGATGAGCTCCTCCGCGGCCTTGTCGGCCTCGCTCACCGGGGTCATGTCCGGTTTGGTCTCGACCTTGAGGTCGAGGGCCTTGAAACGGGCCATGGTCGCGGCGTCGGCGGCGTCCGCGAGCACGTGCGCGAGGCGGAGGTCGTCCAGGTAGTCCGGCATGGGACGAACCGTATCCGGCCAAGCCGAACAGGGGCCACAGGGGGCGGCGGCGGAAGCGGGGAGGTCGGGAAGGCCCGCCGATCGCCGTCCGGTGCCTCCGCCACCCTTGACAGTGCGGCCGTGCGCGTCAAACCTGGGCGCAGAGCCACTCGCTCCAGGGAGGCGACGATGCCTGCAGCGCGGGAATCCCTACTGGACGCCGCCTTCGAGGCGCTGGCGCTACGGCCGTGGGCCGCGGTGCGGATGGTGGACGTCGCCGCGTCCGCCGGGGTGTCCAGGCAGACGCTGTACAACGAGTTCGGCAGCAAGGAGGGCCTGGCCCGGGCCCTGGTCAGGCGCGAGGCCGACGGATACCTCGCCGGGGTCGAGCGCGCGCTCGCCGCGCACGGCGACATCCGCGACCGGCTCGCCGCCACCGCCGAGTGGACCGCCTCCGCCGCTCGCGAGAACGTCCTCGTACGGGCCGTCCTCACCGGGTTCTGGAGCGAACGGCTGCCCTCGCCGACGCTCTCGGCGGTGCCGTCCTCCTCCGCCGTGCCGGCCCAGCGGCGGGCGGACGGGCCGCTGCCCTCACCCGCCGACCTCGTGGGCGCCGTCCGTGACCGGGCCGTCGCCGTGCTCTCCGGCCCCGGCGCCGTCCGCGCCGACGCGGCCGATCTCGCCCGCTGCTCCGAACTCGCCGTCCGTCTCGCGCTGTCCTGCGTCGCCGCGCCCCCGCCGGGGGAGGACGGGGTCGCCGACCTGGTGCGGGGCGCCCTGCAGCGACCGTCCAGGAACTAGGACGTCAGGGGCGGCCCCGGTGCGCCCACCCCGGCGGGCGTCCGGCCGTGGCTAGTGCGCCGACCCCGACAGCTGCAGCCCGATCACTCCTATGATCACCAGGCTGATGGAGACGAGCTTCAGCGTCGACACCAGGTCGCCCAGGAAGACCATGCCGTAGATGGCGGTGCCCGCCGCGCCGATGCCCGTCCACACCGCGTAGGCGGGGCCCACGTCGAGCTTCTTCAGCGAGAGGGTCAGCAGACCGAAGCTGCCCAGGGCGAAGGCGCAGAAGGCGATGGTCGGCCAGAGCCTCGTGAAGCCGTGGGACAGCTTGAGGCAGACGGCGAAACCGGTCTCGAGCAGTCCGGCCACGACGACCAGCAGCCACGCCATGTGCTGTCCCTCCGTTTGACCGGCCCGGTCCGGCTCGGTGCGATTATGCACTTACCGGCCCCGGGCCGACGCAAACAACGCGGTGGTCAGCCGGTGAGTGTGACGAGGCGTCAGGCGTGTCGGGCGCGCCGACGGACCGGACGAGGGGTCAGTCGCCCTCCGTGCGCTCGCGCGTGGCGAGCAGCCGGCGCAGCGAGTACAGCCGCGCCGGGTCGGCGTGGCCGTCGGCCACCCAGGCGTCCAGCGCGCAGTCCGGCTCGTCGTGACTGCACGCGCGCGGGCAGCCCTCGGTGCCCGGCACCAGGTCGGGGAAGGCGAGGATCACCCGGGACGGGTCGACGTGGTGCAGACCGAAGGACCGCACGCCCGGAGTGTCGATCACCCAGTCGTCCGTGCCCGCCAGCGGCAGGGCCAGCGCCGAGGTCGTGGTGTGGCGGCCGCGTCCGGTCACCGCGTTCACATGTCCGGTCACCCGCCGCCGCTCCTTCGGGACCAGCGCGTTGACCAGAGTCGTCTTGCCGACGCCGGAGTGGCCGACGAAGGCCGTGACCCGTCCGGCCAGGTGCTCGCGCACCACGTCCGCCGCGGCGCCGTTCTCCAGCTCGTCACGGCTGGTGACGACATAGGGGATGTCGAGGTGGCCGTACAGCTCCAGCAGCTTGTCCGGTGAGGCCAGGTCCGACTTCGTCATGACCAGCAGCGGGGTCAGGCCGCCGTCGAAGGCCGCGACGAGACAGCGGTCGATCAGACGGGGGCGGGGCTCCGGGTCGGCCAGCGCGGTGACGACGGCCAGCTGGTCGGCGTTGGCGACGACGACACGCTCGTACGGGTCGTCGTCGTCCGCGGTGCGGCGGAGCACCGACGTGCGCTCGCCGATGCGGACGATGCGGGCCAGGGTGTCCTTGGTGCCCGACAGGTCGCCGACCAGGTCGACGCGGTCGCCCACCACCGCCGCCTTGCGGCCCAGCTCGCGGGCCTTCATTGCCAGCACGATGCGGTCCTCGACCAGGCAGGTCAGCCGGCCCCGGTCGACGGTGAGGACCATGCCCTCGACGGAGTCCTCGTGCTTGGGCCGGATATGGGTACGAGGCCGGTTGCCCTTGCGGTTCGGGCGGCTGCGGATGTCGTCCTCGTCGGTGTGCTTGCCGTAGCGGCGCATGACAGAAGTCCCTACGCCCCGAGCATCCCGGTCCACAGTTCCGGGAAGTCCGGCATGGTCTTCGCGGTCGTCGCCACGTTCTCGATCTGCACGCCCTCCACGGCCAGGCCGATGATCGCGCCGGCCGTCGCCATGCGGTGGTCGTCGTAGGTGTGGAAGATCCCGCCGTGCAGCCGGCGCGGACGGATGTGCAGACCGTCGGCGGTCTCCGTCACGTCCCCGCCCAGTTCGTTGATCTCCTTGGTCAGCGCGGCCAGCCGGTCGGTCTCGTGCAGCCGCAGGTGGGAGACGCCGCGCAGGGTGGACGGGGAGTCCGCGAGGGCGGCGACCGCCGCGATGCCCGGCGTCAGCTCGCCGACGTCGCCCAGGTCCACGTCGATGCCGTGGATCGAGCCCGAGCCGGTGAAGACCAGGCCGTAGTCGGTCAGTTCGCAGGAACCGCCCATCTCGGTGAAGATCTCGCGCAGCCGGTCACCCGGTTGGGTGGTGCGGGCCGGCCAGTCCGGGATCAGCACCCGGCCGCCGGCGACCAGCGCCGCCGCCAGGAACGGCTGGGCGTTGGACAGGTCCGGCTCGATCGTGAGGTCCCGGCCCAGCAGGGCGCCCGGCGTGACCCGCCAGACGTTCGGCTCGCCGCCCGACTCCGGGGTGTCCACCTGGGCGCCGACCGCGCGCAGCATGTCGACCGTCATCCGGATGTGCGGCAGCGAGGGCAGCGAGGAGCCGATGTGCCGGACCTCCACCCCCTGGTTGAAGCGCGGCCCCGACAGCAGCAGGGCCGACACGAACTGGGACGAGGACGAGGCGTCGATCTCCACCGGGCCGCCGTCCAGCGCGCCGCCGCCGTGCACGGTCAGCGGCAGCGTCCCGCGGCCGTCGTCGTCGATGCGTGCGCCGAGGACGCGCAGCGCGTCGATGACGCCGTGCAGGGGACGCTCGTAGGACCGCGGGTCGCCGTCGAAACGGACGGGTCCGTCGGCGAGGGCGGCGAGTGGCGGCAGGAAGCGCATCACGGTGCCCGCGTTGCCGACGTCCACCGTGGCCGGGCCGCGCAGGCCGTCGGGCAGCACGCGCCAGGCCTCGCCCGTGAGGTCGGGGTTCCCCGCGCCGCCGGTGGAGCTCGACGACACCGTCTCCTCGATCTCGACGCCCATGGCGCGCAGGGCCTCGGCCATCAGCAGGGTGTCGCGGGAGCGCAGCGGGCGGCGCAGCCAGCCGGGCTCGGAGGCCAGGGCGGCCAGCACCAGCGCGCGGTTGGTGACGGACTTCGACCCCGGCACGTGGACCGTCGCGTCGACGGCCTCGCTCGCGTGCGGGGCGGGCCAGAGGGCGGTGTGGGCGGGGTTCGGGGCCATGGACTCCACTCTAATGAACTCGGGAGGCCGTCGTTCGGGCGCGAGCGCGCCATGACCGGTCGCGTGCCGCGGCGCGCGTCACCGTGCCGCGCCCCCCCGTGGGGCCACAGCCGGGCGGCCCCGCCTTCCTGCGCGGACCGTCACCGGCGCGGGCCGCCGTCTACAGGCCCAGCAGCCACCTGCCCCCGCCCAGCAGCGCGCACAGGCTCACCGCGTGGAAGAGGAACAGCCACAGGCCGGCCGGTACGTGGGTCAGCCGCGACAGCTGGTCCGCGTCGGAGTCCCCCGCTCCGCCGCCGGACCGCTTCGCCTGCAGCTCGAACGCCGGACGGACCCCGCCCAGCAGCAGGAACCACACCACCGCGTACGCGAACGCCGCCTGCACCTGCGGGCCCGCCAGCCAGGACACGAGCAGGAAGGCGCCGCCGGTGAGGACGACCGTCAGGGCGCCGTAGGCGTTGCGGATCATCACGAGCATCGCCAGCAGCAGGGCCGTCGCCACCCAGAGCAGCAGGGTGATGCGGCCGGCGCCCAGCAGGGCGGCGCCGCCCAGGCCGAGCAGCGGGGGAGCGGGGTAGCCGGCGGCCGCGGTGAGGATCATGCCGAGGCCGTGCGGCTTGCCCCGGCTGAGGGTGAGGCCGCTGGTGTCGGAGTGCAGCCGTATCCCGGTCAGCTGGCGGCCGGTCAGCAGCGCGACCAGGCCGTGGCCGCCCTCGTGGGCGATGGTGATCGCGTTGCGGGAGAGCCGCCACAGGCGGTGCGGCACGACGACCGCGAGCGCCGCCACCGCGGTGGCGATCACCACCCACAGGTCGGGGTCGGTCTGGGTGCCGACGAGACGGTCCCACAGGTCGGGCAGCGCGAGGGCGGCGGTGCTGTCCATGGTCGGGGGTGGCTCCCTCTCGTGATGCGCGGGTCGGCGCGTGGCTCCGGCGCCGGGTGGTGGTGGCCGGGTGACGGGTCGGCCTGGCAGTGTGGCACGTATGTGCGGACGGTATGCAGCCAGTCGTGGGCCCGAGGATCTCGCAGGAATCTTCGACGTCGAGAAGTGGGAGCCCGAGGAGAGCCTGGAGCCCGATTACAACGTGGCGCCGACCAAGGAGGTCTACGCCGTTCTCGACCGTCCTGTGAAGGACGCCGACGACAAGCGTCCGGTTCGTCAGCTGCGCAGGCTGAAGTGGGGGTTGGTGCCGTCCTGGGCGAAGACGCCCGAGGGCGGCGCCCGGATGATCAACGCGCGCGCGGAGACGGTGCACGAGAAGCCGTCGTACCGCCGTGCCTTCGCCGCCCGGCGCTGCATCCTGCCCGCCGACGGCTACTACGAGTGGGTGACCGGCGTCCAGGAGCGGGATCTCGAGGTCGAGGGGAAGAAGAAGCGGCCGCGCAAGCAGCCGTATTTCGTGCTCCCCGCCGACGGCTCGGTCTTCGCGATGGCCGGGCTCTACGAGTTCTGGCGGGACCGGACCCTGCCCGACGACCACCCGCAGGCCTGGTGGACGACGTGCTCGGTGATCACCACCGAGGCGGAGACCTCGCCGCTGGCCGTGGCCCCCGCCGACGGCCCGTACGCCCTCGCCGACATCCATCCCCGGATGCCGCTGATGCTCACCCCCGACCGCTGGGACGCCTGGCTCGACCCGGCGCGGACCGACGCCGACGACCTGCGCTCGCTCCTCGAGCCGCCGGCGGAGGGGCTGATGCGCGCCTACCCGGTCTCCACGGCCGTCAGCAACGTCCGCAACAACGGCGCGGAGCTGCTGAAGGAGCTGGAGGGGCCCGAGGAGGGCACACTCTTCTGACGTGATCACCGAAACCGTGGAGACCGTCGAGACCTACGCGGGGACCGCCCGCATCACCTGGCACCGGGCCCGCAGACCGGCCTTCGTCCTCGCCGTCAGCCATGGGGCGGGCGGCGGCGTCGAAGCCCGCGACCTGCGGGCGCTCGCCGCCGTGCTGCCCGGGCACGGGGTCAGCGTGGCCCTGGTCGAGCAGCCCTGGCGGGTGGCCGGCAAGAAGGTCGCGACCGCTCCCAAGACCCTCGACGTCGGCTGGCGCGGGATCTGGCCGGCCGTCACCGCGTCCGGAGCGCCGGTTATCTCCGGCGGCCGGTCGGCGGGGGCCCGGGTGGCCTGCCGCACCGCCGCCGAGCTCGGCGCGCACGCGGTGCTCGCGCTCGGCTTTCCGCTGCACCCGCCCGGCAAGCCGGAGAAGTCCCGCGCCGGGGAGCTGCTCGGCGCGGGGGCGCCCACCCTCGTCGTCCAGGGCGGCAACGACCCGTTCGGCAGGCCGCAGGAGTTCCCCGAGGGCCCGTACGAGCTCGTCGAGGTGCCGTACGGCGATCACGGGTTCGCCGTGCCGAAACGGGCCCCCGTGACGCAGGAGGAGGCGCTGGAGACCGTCACCGCCGCCGTCGTCCGGTGGATCGCGTCGCTCGGCTGAGCGCGGGGAATGCGGAGGGCGGCCTTGCTGTTGAGCCGGACAGAAGTGCTGAACATCCGGCACCGACGTCAGTGGGAGAGGAAGTCCTCCGCATGGGTTCGACCATCTGCCCGAGCCGTACCGCCCTCGACTGGACGGTGCTGCACGCGGCCAAGATCGCTCCTGTTCGAGCGGCGGCAGGCACGGGTAGTCGTCTATCCTCCGATTCGAGTGGGATCGGTTTCGATTCTGCCCGCGATCTTGAGGAGGTGGGTCCGGTCACCGGTACCGAC contains these protein-coding regions:
- a CDS encoding tetratricopeptide repeat protein; this translates as MDVMGDKATLFETGRFVQTSDEEATPVESRDETADAVETGEAVEEMRLRLAAEAGDAEAMSVLGAMLLRRGDLDGAEPHLRAATAEGDRAAANNLGVLLHQRGYPDEAAGWWRVAAVAGSAAAAHALGRHRRECGDEPAAEYWLRQAAEQGHTLGAYALADLLEHRGDAGAQQWMRVAAERGHREAAYRLARALDQHRNPLQDGDSPERAHDTGVAGRTEAEQWYRQAAARGHRRAALHLGTILESRGDLKEAGRWYLTSAKDGEARAACALGFLLRDAGDPENAAVWWLRAAQDGDGNAANALGALHAERGQTQTAERWYRAAMDAGDDNGAYNLALLCAEQGRTVQAEQWYRRAAYAGHREAANALAVLLLQVGDTAGAEPWFSKAAEAGSVDAAFNLGILFAGRGEEAVALRWYERAAAAGHTEAALQVGIARLRDGDEQEAERHLRCAAGGGNAEAAYRLAAVLDARRPPQPAHELGEIVHEKTECEEWYERAATQGHRRAQVRVGMLAAARGDVVGAARWYRTAAEAGSRNGAFNLGLLLAREGSEPEAAVWWTRAADAGHGRAALRLALVYARRGELAEGKRWADRAVSLGPAEVAERAARLRDALREELSA
- a CDS encoding Fur family transcriptional regulator; translated protein: MSDLLERLRGRGWRMTAQRRVVAEVLEGDHVHLTADEVHARAVLRLPEISRATVYNTLGELVSLGEVLEVATDKRAKRYDPNAHRPHHHLVCARCGAIKDVHPGGNPLADLPDSERFGFTVSDVEVTYRGICPNCAAA
- a CDS encoding CBS domain-containing protein; this encodes MLVRDAMSTVVLTIGPAHTLRQAAALMAARRVGAAVVLDPDAGGIGILTERDILNSVGLGQDPDTERTHAHTTDDVVFAAPTWTLEEAARAMAHGGFRHLIVLDHGGPAGIVSVRDIIRCWAPARQQVPV
- the hisN gene encoding histidinol-phosphatase; the protein is MPDYLDDLRLAHVLADAADAATMARFKALDLKVETKPDMTPVSEADKAAEELIRGHLQRARPRDAVLGEEYGVEGTGPRRWVIDPIDGTKNYVRGVPVWATLISLTEAGEGGYQPVVGLVSAPALGRRWWAAKGHGAFSGRSLTSASRLHVSRVSRISDASFAYSSLSGWEDRGLLNGFLDLTRDVWRTRAYGDFWPYMMVAEGSVDLCAEPELSLWDMAANAIIVTEAGGAFTGLDGRPGPHSGNAAASNGLLHDELLGYLEQRY
- a CDS encoding TetR/AcrR family transcriptional regulator, which translates into the protein MPAARESLLDAAFEALALRPWAAVRMVDVAASAGVSRQTLYNEFGSKEGLARALVRREADGYLAGVERALAAHGDIRDRLAATAEWTASAARENVLVRAVLTGFWSERLPSPTLSAVPSSSAVPAQRRADGPLPSPADLVGAVRDRAVAVLSGPGAVRADAADLARCSELAVRLALSCVAAPPPGEDGVADLVRGALQRPSRN
- a CDS encoding DMT family transporter, whose amino-acid sequence is MAWLLVVVAGLLETGFAVCLKLSHGFTRLWPTIAFCAFALGSFGLLTLSLKKLDVGPAYAVWTGIGAAGTAIYGMVFLGDLVSTLKLVSISLVIIGVIGLQLSGSAH
- the rsgA gene encoding ribosome small subunit-dependent GTPase A produces the protein MRRYGKHTDEDDIRSRPNRKGNRPRTHIRPKHEDSVEGMVLTVDRGRLTCLVEDRIVLAMKARELGRKAAVVGDRVDLVGDLSGTKDTLARIVRIGERTSVLRRTADDDDPYERVVVANADQLAVVTALADPEPRPRLIDRCLVAAFDGGLTPLLVMTKSDLASPDKLLELYGHLDIPYVVTSRDELENGAAADVVREHLAGRVTAFVGHSGVGKTTLVNALVPKERRRVTGHVNAVTGRGRHTTTSALALPLAGTDDWVIDTPGVRSFGLHHVDPSRVILAFPDLVPGTEGCPRACSHDEPDCALDAWVADGHADPARLYSLRRLLATRERTEGD
- the aroA gene encoding 3-phosphoshikimate 1-carboxyvinyltransferase: MAPNPAHTALWPAPHASEAVDATVHVPGSKSVTNRALVLAALASEPGWLRRPLRSRDTLLMAEALRAMGVEIEETVSSSSTGGAGNPDLTGEAWRVLPDGLRGPATVDVGNAGTVMRFLPPLAALADGPVRFDGDPRSYERPLHGVIDALRVLGARIDDDGRGTLPLTVHGGGALDGGPVEIDASSSSQFVSALLLSGPRFNQGVEVRHIGSSLPSLPHIRMTVDMLRAVGAQVDTPESGGEPNVWRVTPGALLGRDLTIEPDLSNAQPFLAAALVAGGRVLIPDWPARTTQPGDRLREIFTEMGGSCELTDYGLVFTGSGSIHGIDVDLGDVGELTPGIAAVAALADSPSTLRGVSHLRLHETDRLAALTKEINELGGDVTETADGLHIRPRRLHGGIFHTYDDHRMATAGAIIGLAVEGVQIENVATTAKTMPDFPELWTGMLGA
- a CDS encoding M50 family metallopeptidase produces the protein MDSTAALALPDLWDRLVGTQTDPDLWVVIATAVAALAVVVPHRLWRLSRNAITIAHEGGHGLVALLTGRQLTGIRLHSDTSGLTLSRGKPHGLGMILTAAAGYPAPPLLGLGGAALLGAGRITLLLWVATALLLAMLVMIRNAYGALTVVLTGGAFLLVSWLAGPQVQAAFAYAVVWFLLLGGVRPAFELQAKRSGGGAGDSDADQLSRLTHVPAGLWLFLFHAVSLCALLGGGRWLLGL
- a CDS encoding SOS response-associated peptidase; the protein is MCGRYAASRGPEDLAGIFDVEKWEPEESLEPDYNVAPTKEVYAVLDRPVKDADDKRPVRQLRRLKWGLVPSWAKTPEGGARMINARAETVHEKPSYRRAFAARRCILPADGYYEWVTGVQERDLEVEGKKKRPRKQPYFVLPADGSVFAMAGLYEFWRDRTLPDDHPQAWWTTCSVITTEAETSPLAVAPADGPYALADIHPRMPLMLTPDRWDAWLDPARTDADDLRSLLEPPAEGLMRAYPVSTAVSNVRNNGAELLKELEGPEEGTLF
- a CDS encoding alpha/beta hydrolase family protein — translated: MITETVETVETYAGTARITWHRARRPAFVLAVSHGAGGGVEARDLRALAAVLPGHGVSVALVEQPWRVAGKKVATAPKTLDVGWRGIWPAVTASGAPVISGGRSAGARVACRTAAELGAHAVLALGFPLHPPGKPEKSRAGELLGAGAPTLVVQGGNDPFGRPQEFPEGPYELVEVPYGDHGFAVPKRAPVTQEEALETVTAAVVRWIASLG